tgagtttgaatcttgtctctaGATCAGATTTCCATCAATCTGCATCAACTTTCCTTAATGTGGAATGGGGAGTAGGGAAGAACATCACTCCATTGGCTCCCAGAATGGGGAAGAACTGACCAATAAAAGATTATGAAACCAACAAGATACAATCATAGCACTAGTTGACCAAGGGTGGTGGGAACAAGGGAACTTGGAGAGAATCTGGTGCAGCCTATgggatggtggtggtgggtgCTTTGGAGGCATGAGGGAAGGGTGGGTAGTTGGGAACCTACTTGGTCTTCAAGTCAGCTGATGGAATTTGGAGCTAATAGGAGGTGGGTccctaaatgacttgcctatgcaACAAATGGGACCCCCAGACTTACAGTGGTATATCCAAGAGAACCAGGTCCTCAGTAACACACTCAGTCACCTGTACCCCAGTTATGGGATGATACCCCTGTTGCATCCTTAAAGGCACACAATTATAGAGTGACACCTAGGAACTCCGAGAGTGAGTGTGTCAGTGGCAATGGTAAGGACTACATCTAAGGAGACCCCTCAGAACTGCAGGCTAGGATAGAGCAACCCCTTCCAGAGTGTCCACTGACACTGACATCCTTTCCAAGTCATCCTTCTTGAATAACAACATACACACTTCTTTATTCAAGGACCCCACCCTTTGCAATTCCCCCCATGCTGGTCTTCGAAGCTCTGGGTAGCTCCCTCCCTGGTGGTCCAATGAGACCAGTTCTCCTGGCTCCAGTTTTGAGGGGAGGAAGGAGCTGAGCTGCCCGCTACTGGGTGCCCAGGTAGGGGTCTTCCAGCTTGAGGATCACAACTGGTCCTGGTGGAAGCTCCAGTAGCATCTAGGAGAGATAAGGCCTCTTCACCCCTTGAGATACAGAGCTCCTcctccaaagaaaaaaaaggaaaagcaaaaccCCATGTCAACTCCACTCCTTTCTCATCTCAGGTTTTCCTCTCCTAAATTCCTATTTGCAGCCTTAACCTCATTATCACCCCTGCTTCCCATCCCTCTGGCTTCTTAGGAATGCCTTAAATACAAGCAACATTACTTCCTCCACTGAGTCCCACCTAAGATGAGGCAAAACAAAGatcacccccattttaaagaggatAAAACACAGGCCCAGAAAAGTTAGTGACTTGTGAAATAGGCTTATGAGGTAGGTGGAGGGAGTGACAAAGAAGAATTTATGTAAGAGTCAcaacaatagatagagagccaggcttagaagcaggaggacctgggttcaaacctggcctcagacacttccttgatgtgtgaccctgggcaagtcacttagcccctattgtctagcccttaccactttcctgccttggaatcaatctacaatattgattctaagaaggaaggcaagggtctaaatttaaaaagtggTAGAGCTGCGACTGGAACTTAGATTCCTTCAATGACTAGAGTTATGTATTCTTTCCATCTGACTACAGTATCTCCCTAGTACTGGCACCTCCCTCCACCAAAAAGATATTAGATAGCATTTATTtaaagctttaaggtttataaaacattttacaaatattatctcatttgaccctcccaacaaccttgagaggttgGCATTATTACtaagcccattttacaaatgaggaaactgaggcaaacagaagtgaagtgacttgcctagggacacatagctagtaagtgtgtgaagctggatttgaacttaagttttctGGAATCCAAGTCCACCACTCTACTCTCTGTGCCCATATCTCCCCCTGGAGGAACCTCAGGAAGTCCTTCCCTCCAACTCCAGGTTAGTTGTACCCATGACTAGAGATTCCCTATGTTCCTTAGTGATAAACCCTCCctgtccttccccttcccccccaactCCAATCTAGCTCCACCTAAGTCTACagattccccttcttccttagTGATAAACCCTCCctgtcctttcttttcccatgCACCCCAATCCTGCTGATCTCAGGATTTCTCTATCCCTGGCACCCTCCCCCCAGCCCATCACCTTAGTCAAAGGCCCTACTTTAACTTACCTTTTCAGTCTGAAACTTCTGGCACTCTTCAGTGTGTGGCAGAAGCTGTAAGAGATTTGGTCTGTCAGGTCTGCAGCCTATGggccagggaggaggaaaaaaaggcccCTGGGGGAGATGGGTCAGCATCTCTGAGCTTCTGGACACCACAAAGAAGccacctccctcttcttccccctgGGCTTGTCCAGTGTCTCCAGGTTAGGAAGGCTCCATACCCTCTCTGGGATACCGTGCTGTCACATCTTGTATTTTCCTCACGTGAAAAGCCTTTCTAAGGTCTGACCTTGCTTTGTCCTACTGCCATCCCTTCCATCCTATCTCAGAAGCCCCCAagtttccaattcattctccaaGGATACTCTTAGAGTCTACCTAGCTTTATTCAGCTCCAAGGGGATgaaataggattaaaaaaatgacCTGCTATGACTCATGAACGTCTACAATGGGAGTCTTCTGCCACCCCCATCTTTCTTCACTGAACTCTTTACCTTTCACGTCCAGCCGACAGTCCACAGAGGCCTCACCCAGGGCGTTGATGGCCTTGCAAGTATAAACTCCTGCGTCGAAAAGGCTGGGCTTCCGAATCTCCAAGGAGCAGACGCCTTGCTCACTGAGGGCCCGGTATTTGGGGTTACCTTGTATGTCCATCTTGTTTTTCATCCAGATGATCTTGGGCTGGAAAAGAAGGGACATAAGGGATATGGGGGGAGCCAGGAAACCCCCTGTTGGCAAGCCCCAGCTAGTACACTTATATGTCTTCCCCTTCCTCACTATACCATTCCCTTCCCATCTGAACTCCTCACCTTGGGGGTTGCTCGAACAGAGCAGAACAGCTGGGTACTGTAACCGGGGGTGGTCGTGTGGTCTGCTAGAGGGTGGGTAAACTTGGGGGCTTCTGAGAAGTCTCTCTCACGGATGCCATCTCGCTTGCTAACAGTATCTGATGAggaggggtgggagtgggatAAAACAAGAGCTTAGAACCCCAGGAAGCTGGAGCCATTGGGAAAGAGACCTGGTCTCTCCTTTTATCCCCTTGGAAAAACAGCATTCCCAATACATATTCTGTGATATTGAAGACATTTTTACATGTATGACTTTAATGCAGCCTTATAATGATACTGTTGAAATAGGTAAGGTTAAggattattatccttgttttgcAGATGGGGAAGCTGAGTCTACAGAGCCTCAAGTAAGTGTCTTGCCCAATGAGTTTTAACTTTAGGGGATAGGCGTTCCCCGGGTTAGAATTTTGCTGGAATTGataaggaggaaactgagaaagggaaaggagagagatagtTCTTGGAGTCAGAGATTTAGATATATCCGGTTCCTCTATCCCTTATTCTGTTCCCCTAGAACCCTGAGACAGGGCCCCCCCAACTCCTGGGGCCTTTGGGAGGCAGGGAGTGAGCAATTTACAGCAACCTAGAGATAGGGAGACACTCATGGAGGCAGAGGAAAGCAGAGACtgaagataagagagaaataaagacagataGAGATCTATTTGTATACACATAAGCTACTGTCTCTCTGGGTGATCTGAGagcattgatttttcttttggcaAGATATTCACTTTCTTTATTCTATAACACTCAGGCTGATAGCACAGTGAGACTGCCTTCCTTGAACCTCCCCCTTCTGATGGAAAGAGTGGCATACCGGGGAGGGGGCAGCCATTCTGGGATCAGACAGCTGGAGGACCAGATGATCATGCCACCGAATTTGAACAAAAACTAGAACTAAATGAGTGCAGTGTAGTGTTGTGGGTCAGGAGACCAGCCTTAAGTCTTCGTTCTGCTCTGTGGCTTTGGGCAGTTCACTGTgtcctctaagcctcagtttcctcatttgtaaaacgagggCTTTGTGTTAGATGATTCCTAAGGTTTCctttagctctgacattctgtcaTTCTAAGCAGTCCCCTCTGCTGCttagctaagtgaccttgggccACTTAATTCCCTTCCTTGAGCCTCATTCGTCTGCAAAATTAGGGGTGTGGATaatatgatctctgaggtcccctcCAACTGTAAATCCTAAAATCCTCTGAAGGTGACATACTccaaccatggaaatttttctctctttagaaACTGCTTTCAGGACCCACTGATTGGCCTCCCCACACTTTGGACCCTAAACCAATGAGGCTCTGAATGATGTTTAGCTGTCTTCGAAAATCAAACCTACCCTTTTTGGTTAATGACCTGTCACCACTGaggttattaaaaaaatgttgccATAGCCACTGAGGACTGAAGAAGAGACCCCCACATGCTTGGAGCGGTACATCTCTAGAATAAGTATTTGGCCTCCCAAGGGGACAATATTCAGTTGCATCTATAATTAAATGCaacacactttttaaaaagcacccACCCTGTGCAAACACCATACTCCAaaagagagatacaaagatatgacttgggcctgactctcaaggaACATAAAATCCAATGGAGGAAGGACCAGGACACAAATAGCTCTGAGAAGATAACTTTGATGAGATTAGTGCAAAGGAGAGAGGCCCAGGCAAAATGCTGTTATAAACCCGAGTAGGGACAGATCACTTTCTCTAGGGAGGGGATAGCTGGGGAAGGCTTCATCTAGGGGATGGCATATGCGTTTGACCTTGAAATGTGGCAAGAACTTCAACTGATAGAGATGGGGGTAGGGGGCAGGAGTGGGGGAGAGGGTAACTCACTCCAGAATGGTCTTGAGCAAAACCAGGGGAATGACACAGGGCAGAATGAGAATGGGGGAAGAGTTCCACTAGAGCTAAGGACAAGAGTAAGTCCAGTGGCTACACTAGTAAACATGGAACATAATAGTACTGTAGACATGAAGGGGAGAAGCCAAGCGATAAAGtgggagacccaagttcaaattctgctttaggTACTCACTAGTtacatgaccatgggcaagccacttcaacCTTGGTTTGCCTTAGAatctccatctgtgaaatgggggtgaTACTGAATCCCTACCTCACAGGATGGttatgagaaccaaatgagacaGAACCtccaagtgctatataaattccagCTATTATCATTAGTGGTAGTAATATTAGTGTGGAATGAGGTTGGGCAGGTAGGTTGAGGTCAGATTGTGGAGAGCCACTCAGGAACTTCTCCTCTATTTAGAGGTGATGGGAAACCCCTAAAGGTCACCAAATAGAAGAACAATTGGCCTCAGTATTTTAAGTTGaaatatgtgtgtctgtgtgagtgAACCaggataaagaagagagagacagagagaacagagagagctCAGAGGAGGGTGAGTTTGAGAAGCTCAGAGTGCCcataaagaggaagaggaagccaGATTGGTGCCATAAGAAGAGTTATCCTTCCAGGTGCCTGGGAGCACAAACTTACCTGCCTTCTGGATGTGGGCCAGCTCAGCTGTGACAGGAGCTGTGGCACTCAGGCCACACTGGTTTTCTGAGAAGACCCGGAAGGAGTAGGAATTCCCAATGATGAGGTCAGACACCGTACAGTTTGTCCGGTGGCAGTGCTCCAAGACTGTGAACCATTGCTGTGGGGACCCCAGCATCCAGTCACCCAGAGAGCCTGCTCTACCTTCCTTTATTCACTGACCCCAACCCATCCCTGGACACCTGGGCCATTTATCCCAGTCATGGTCCTACCAGAGTTGGGTAGAAGGGAGAAGTCTCAGAGAGTAGAAGAAAGATAGTCTGAGGCTTTCCCTTCCCATTCTAGACCTTCATACTTGATCAGGCACTTCCCCAAATTAATTCCTCTTCCCCACACTCCAGAGACTAGTCTAAGAGAAGAATGACTTGCATTTATGTAATGTCTTGAGGTTTACAACAAGCTTTCCTCATAATAAATCTAGAAATTTGATAGTCCCATCTTACTGATTATTCCcatcttatggatgaggaaactgaaataaagatGTGAATTGACTCActttatggtcacacagctaataagcaatCCCTGCTGGGATCCATTCCTAACTATCAACCCTCCCACTCTGGTCCTCTGAAGGGACCCCCCCCCCAAGACCTGTCCAACTCTGCCTACTCAGCCTTACTCACCCCTGTCTTCCGATCTGCCTTCTGCACTGTGTAGCCCAGTAACTCTGTGTTGCCAGTGTCCTCAGGGGGTGTCCACTCCAGAGCAGCATTGAAGCCCCACACATCCAACAGTTTGATGCTTTTGGGGGGCCCGGGTCTCTCTGAAAGGCCAGGAAGTAGCTGAGACTACAATTCTCTCCAGGGCAGCATATTTCTACCATGGCACCCATTTCCCTTGGCTCACAAAACCCAGATTGGCAAAGATCACACCTCCCTGCCTGCTGCTTCCCCCATGACCTGTCTGGCCCCTCCCAGGACCAGGGACACTTGGGTTCCCAAATGATAGCCCTAATTGTCTCCTTTCTCCCTTAGCCATACCGATCACCAAGATGTCAATGGTAGCCTTGGCCTCTAGGCCTTCCAGTTGAATGCTGAGCTCGTAGCGTCCTGAATCAACCCTCTGGGCTGAGCGGATGAAGAGGATGGAATCCTGTTCCCCATTGCGCACACTCACACGTTTGGTGTCTAGGGCATGACCGTTATGGGTCCAGGTGACCTGAGGCTTAGTTGTACTCTGGGAGgggtggaggagagggaagaaaagcagAAGGGATGGTGGTAATAATAACAGTTACAATAACtcatatttttatagcacttttaaggtttataaaatacttttttttccctaatgatCCCATGAAATAAGTAAATTcttcaactcttcattttcctggGGAAACTGGGTCTGTGGTCATACAGTTAGAGGCTCCCACCTGTATTTGCAGTACTTCTGATAAGGGATGGTTGTCACACTTGGGTTGTTGAACAATGGGTGCAAATATTGGGTCTTCCTGGCCAGCAAATGAGCAAAAATCataaggctagaaaaatgagtaCTGTGGCCCAGAGCCCAGCTTTATGAGGCCCCGCCAGGTCTTGTGAGTAGAAGGAGTCTTACCCTTTGGGGTCAGTGAGCTGGCTTgtgggatcatagatctagagctgacagagaccactttacagaggaggaaactgaggcttagggtaTAAAGGGACAGAGTTTCAACCATCCCCCCAGAGGAAAGACATACTCACTTGGAAAGGAATCTGGAGGTTGATGGCCTCCCCAACTTGGCGGATATAGGTCTGGCGCAGGTAGCGGGGGACTCGGATCTTGGGGGCCTCTGAGTGAGAAAGAGAACAATGGGTTCAGCCATCAGCCCCTTTGAGCAGGAAGGTGGGGCTTTAAGATGGTGAAGAGGGAAACAGCTGGGGCAAAGAATCTATCCTGGGTCTCTCTCTTTCATGAGTTCTAGGATCCTGCCTACTTTCTTGGGACCCCAAGATGGCACTTCCTCGGGTGGAGAGGGCAATGTCTCCTATCCTAGGCCATGCTTGGAGATCCCAGTGTTGGGCATAGCCAGGGGAGGCTCTCAGGGGAGGCAGAGTGACTGACATGACTTCAGGCTCTCCTGGGGAACCCCTGCACATGTTGCCTAAGAGTGTGAAGTGTTAAACATCCATGGCACTCTCTTGGCAACTCCAGCCAGGTCAGCCTGGGATTTGCCCTGGGCTTCAGTTCCTCCCTGGCCTCACCCTGATGAAGAACAGACACTGCACCTGTTCACCTGATGGCCTCAGCTTTTCTGAGGAAGGGAGCAAATAAATCTTTCTACCTCCTCCATTCCCGGCTGGGAGATGCACTTCAGCCCTTCAGAGATCATGTTGCTCTAGGCTAGACGGCCTCAGATGCAAATGACACTGCCTGGGTGTCTCTTCTCTCTTAATTATAGCCAGGGAAAGGGATGCCTCAGCCCCTTCCTGTCaccatatctatatatctcttaACCTCTTAGCCGGGGAAACATTCCTAAAGTCTCACCTTAATCCCTTCAGATGAAGTCCGAAACCTTTTACTTTCCTTATGGATTCCCTGAGAGATGGGAGACaatctgggagggagggagagtacACAAATACTCCTGCAGTATACATGGAAAGAAGGAACACGAATGGCTGCAGAAACCTCAGGGAGGCAAGAAACCAGCTTCCATTCGAGCATAGGAGCCAAGTGGTAAAAACAAGgcaaaaggggcagctagagggcacagtgtatagagagccaaagcctggagatgaaagggccctgggttcaaattcaaccttagacACTAGatttatgatcttgggcaagtcacttaaccctaattgcctagcccttcttgccttggaactgatacttagtattgattttaagacacaaggtaagggtttaagaaagaaagaaagaaagaaagaaagaaagaaagaaagaaagaaagaaagaaagaaagaaagaaacaaacaaacaaacaaagaaacaaacaaacaaagaaagaaacaaagaaagaaacaaagaaagaaacaaagaaagaaacagaaagagagaaggaaagaaaaggaaggaaggaaggaaggaaggaaggaaggaaggaaggaaggaataaggtAGAACTTCATGATTCCTCAGGTCCCTTGGGATGTAAAGGTGCTATGAGAAGACATCCATAACATCTATATAACTGTCATCAGAGGCTGTGCCCCACTCATCCCCAAAAGAGGAGCTGATTCCTCCATGGATGAGATTCTCAGGCTCCTCAAATTTTGGAATCTCAACTCAGAACAGTCGCTTTGGTAGCCAACTCTGAGGATACACGAATGGTAGCAATGAGGGACCATCTCTAGAAGAGTCTTTAGAGatcaaataataatagaattacaGGATGATATATTCTAAACTGGAGGAGATCATGGAAGCCATTTAATTGAACCCATTTAttaataaagatgaggaaactgaggcccagaaagtgaaatttcccaggatcatatagatagtaaatggcagaactgggatttgaacttcgGTCCTTGAACTCTGAAATCCAGccctctttctactataccatgcttcttccaacctcttcattttgtagatgagaaaactgagaagtaGAGTGATTAATTGGCTTGCTAATAGTAATTCAGGATGTAATAATaggcaattaggtggttcagtgcatggagtgctggacttggattcaagaagactttaggataaattctgcttcagatacttactgtgtatTACTTCTCAGACTTTTggtaatagtggtagtagtagtagtaacaggTAGATAAGTAGTAGAaccaatatttgaacccaggtccactgaCTCTAAAACCTGCCATCTTTCCACTGAAGAGATCTTAGGGATCACTGAGTGATGGATCGATATGCTCCATGCCATCAGATGGCTCTGAGAGGAGAGGCCTGATGGAAGGGGCTGGGGcaggaaggggggtgggggggcaggaaCACTCTGTCTCCCCTGGGATTAGACAGCAGGCATCTGCCTGTCCAGAATTCCATTCCTTTTTGGAGCAGAGGAATGATGTTGGAGCAGCTGACAGGGGGAAAGCTATGCTTGGCAGGCCCAGGTGGCAGAAGGGAAGGACAGCTGAGCAGCTGAGGTCCTTGGACAACAGGGCCCTCCCCTCCATTCCTTTGGGAGGGACTTGGTTATTCATactctctccctgcccccatcCTTCCCACTTTCTCTCCAGGaaattccttcctccttttgcCCCAGAGGAATTTTAATGAAGTAAAGTGTAAGCAATGTCTGGCTTATTTGCTGGTGTGTTCCATCTTCCTCCACAAAGGCCTTGAGATCCCAACAGGGCCTAGCTCAGCTTAGCACCTATGCCAGGAAATTGGGATTCCTGTCCTTTCTTGTCAGGTGCATGATGGCCTGTGCTGGGGAAATAGCTCTATTCTAGATATACAGGCTAAAGAGAGGGACCCTTGGGATCCTAGGCTGACTGTTAGGGGTCttgacattttcttattttcccaagTCCAGTTACAGTGGACCCATTTAGTCATTTTCCTTCACAAACTGGACATTCTCCCCATCTCATGGAATGGTGAGAGGGCAAAGAATCAGGTTCTCCAGACTTGGAAGGACTTTTGGagatcattttttcctttgctctGCCTCTAAGAAGGATTGAATCTCACCTGGCTCTAAATGATGGGAGTCTTTTTGGGGTCTCAGAAAACCCAAGGGAAGAAAGCTCAGAAGAAAGCAATAGTGAGGggacttctgacacttcctagctgtgtgactgggcaaatcactaaatcaCTTAGTCctttttgcccttctgtcttagagctgttactaggaTAGATGGCAAGGGTTTGAAAtgggaaaaaacccaaacaatttttaaatgaaaaaaagaaaggaataatgagaAGAGTTCTAGACTGAACCAGGAATCcagagacctgggtttaagtcttggctgtatgactttggggaaaattgtttcacttttcTGGCTAGGCTATACTATCCTCAACTGTCAATGAAGGGGTAGAATAAAACAATCTCTAATTAGGATTCTTTACCATAAGATTCTTTTATCCTAAGCAATTTAAACCACTTGTTCTAGAGTTTTGGAAACCTTGTAGTTAGAAAGTCTTGCTTGTCACTGGAGTTGGAGTAAAAAAGAAGATTCTAGTTTAAATCCAAGCTCTGGATCCCACTTCTTTGTGAACGGGCTAAGCATTACATTAGGCGAGATGTCATGGTGGACCCTTAGAACTAGGAAGAACTAAGTTTGATTTTGGCtttagctgtatgtccctgggtaAGAGACTTGATTTATCTgtgtctgtttccttatctgtaaattgaaggtCTTGAATGTGATGCTGAGGCCTCTTCCACTTCTAAATTCATGATCTGATGATCACAAATCTTGGTTTTTTGACTCACAAAATTTAGAGGTCTTActaaatggtctctaaagtcccttccagctttaagtcCCATGAACCCAAGCCCTTCTTTCTGCCATGGAggcccatttcttttcttcttaaaaggCTCATTCGTAGTTTTGTGTCTTTACCATGGATTGTCCCAAAGACCTGAGGGAACCAGATTCCTCCCATTCGTTGTTCCGGGTGAGGAGGAGATAAAAAACCCTTGTGgctagggaaagaaggaaagagaagatgcAGACCCCAGGACACCTGCTTCTTCATGTCTTTCTCCACCCTAGGGGCACAAATGATCCCCAGGGAGCTCATCGTGGACCAAGTGACTCATTGCCATTAAGATACTGAAACCTGATCAGCCCTTCCAAGGCAGTAACTAATAGGAATGAGGCTAATGCACCCTGCAAATAGAAATATTAGTAACAGGGATAGGGTGGTTGAGTTCCATAGCTCTAAGCCTGCctctttctgtcttatttttcttttccagatctgTTCTCCCTCCTAGAATCCTAAGATTTAAAAACCAGAAACACCCACAGAAGTCAGATAGTTCAAtatcctcatttacagatgaggaaatcaaggctcaaTGAGCTAAACAGATTTGGCCAAGCTCACACAAGTGAAGTCCTTCTGACTCTGAATCTATTGCCCTTTCTCATTCTTCCCAGCACCTTCTCCCCATCTTCCTAATTCTGCTTTCCCATCACGGGTCACATGGCCAGGCTATGGTCTGACTTTGAGATCCTCTTAGCTTTCTTTCTAATTAGCTCTTTCCACTCCATTCAGCCAATAAAGTgaatttcctaaagcatagatctgcCCATATCTCTTTATCCCCTCAATAATTTCTAGcggttccctattgcctccagaatcaaaaccaaaatgctctgtttggcactcaaagcccttcataacctcttcctctcccactttgccagttttttttttacaccttactccccaacAGTCTATCCTGTAACACTGGCCTCCAGGTTGTTCCACAAGCAAAACACCCCATCTCTCTGcactgggcattttctctggcttttccCCAAGCCTacaatattctctctcctctatccCCTGAcctcctttaagtcccaactaaaatcctatcttctacaggaagtctttcctaaatGTTCTTcatttagtgccttccctctgttaatgatttcccttttatcttgtatatagttcATTTGTAGATTCACTTGCTTATTGTCTCTGCCATTTGGTTGTGAACTTCTGGTGGAATAGAgactttttgcctttttgtatccccaatgcttagcacagtgcctgacaatcttaataaatgcttatagactgATCAATTGACTGAATCTCAGGGCCCGTAGAAGAATTTGAGACAGAACAATGAGAATTGTGGAGAATTTCTAGAGGCCAAGAAACCCATTTCTGTGAAATTAGGACAGAATGAGTTTAGATATGGTGTAGAATTTGATTCTGAAGATTTGGGGATCCTGACATGAAAGCCTAGGAAGCAGCATGGTGTAGTAGAAAGGATCTGGAAttagaggatctaggttcaaatcccaattctgtgGCTAACTCTGTACaaccttggggaaatcatttaacatctttaaCTCTACATTTATTCCTTTGTAATATAAGGGggccaggggcagctaagtagtacaatggatagagtaccaggtttggaatagggaggacctgggttcaaatgtgacctcagacacttcctagctgtatgaacctggacaCAAGTCTCatcctcagttgcctagcccttcccatttttctgccttagaatagaaacttaaagtaagggttcaaaatatgttaattaattaaattaaataagggGGCTGCAcaaaaatgatctctaagtttctttctggatctaattaaagtgatttctatTATCCTTCCCTGAAGGATACTCCCCTTTGGGCAGCCTCTGTCCAGAGACAGGGCAATGGTCCAGAGGGAGAGGCACCTTACTGATTGAAGGGCCTGAGAATTTTCTACCCTGGAGACACGATTGGAAAACTGCTGGTTTGACCAGATGCCTCAAGTTTAGGAGACTGATTCATCCCAAGTCTCTAATCCCTTCTGAAGGCTTCATGGTTCCTACGCCTTGCTTGAGGCTCTAGGAGGGATGGGGATGAGGAGGTGGCTGGGAGATGAAGGGTAATCAGGGGTGTCACTTTACCAATGATCTCCTTGATATGGACAGGCTGGTCCAAGACAGTGGCCGGGCCAGTTCCCGCAGAGCTCACGGCAGATACCCGAAAGAAGAGTTTGCTTCCCGTAGTCAGGTTTCGAAGTGTATGCTGGGTGACCATCATGGGCCGTGCATTCACAGGCACCCACTCTGAAGCTGGGGAACAATGGGAGATGTCAAGTGAGAACCTCCACGGATGACTTGCCGTGGGACCTGGGGAAGCTACCCTTCCTCTCTGGACcttgcttccttccctctttcttcccattGTCCAAGACACCCCGTATTCCAAGTCCTTTCTAGCTCACCCTTCTTCCTGGGATCTTGGGCAGGGACAGGACTGCTGGGAACCAGAGAAGGCATGTACTCTGTTCAAAGTTACACAGTAAAgtagaggcagagaaggaatagAATCTCAgtggctttttttaaaccctttccttccatcttagaatcaatactgtttattggttctcaggcagTAGAGTGGacagggctgggcaatgggggtcaagtgacttgcccaggatcacacagctaggaaatatctgaggccagatttgaaccaaagacctcctctctctaggcctggctctcaatctactgacccTTCTAGCTGCGCCCCTCCTACCCCCACTATCCTCCATTGATTTTTATGGGAATGAAGG
The window above is part of the Gracilinanus agilis isolate LMUSP501 chromosome 4, AgileGrace, whole genome shotgun sequence genome. Proteins encoded here:
- the MYBPH gene encoding myosin-binding protein H; its protein translation is MMPGEAEAETPICGPEEKTSDPANVSIPEPSGTEAIPEPEGGEAAPPAPQEPASEEPSPAPPAAPQPLPPSEDLPSCPLLLAVEDVTDSSVALSWEPPENLGRLGIQGYVLEYCQQGASEWVPVNARPMMVTQHTLRNLTTGSKLFFRVSAVSSAGTGPATVLDQPVHIKEIIEAPKIRVPRYLRQTYIRQVGEAINLQIPFQSTTKPQVTWTHNGHALDTKRVSVRNGEQDSILFIRSAQRVDSGRYELSIQLEGLEAKATIDILVIERPGPPKSIKLLDVWGFNAALEWTPPEDTGNTELLGYTVQKADRKTGQWFTVLEHCHRTNCTVSDLIIGNSYSFRVFSENQCGLSATAPVTAELAHIQKADTVSKRDGIRERDFSEAPKFTHPLADHTTTPGYSTQLFCSVRATPKPKIIWMKNKMDIQGNPKYRALSEQGVCSLEIRKPSLFDAGVYTCKAINALGEASVDCRLDVKASATH